A genomic stretch from Bacteroidota bacterium includes:
- a CDS encoding hemolysin III family protein, which yields MDKKPYSLGEEIANSVTHGIGVALAIAGLVILIVVAAVNGTTIHVVSFTIFGVSLIALYLASTLYHAITNPRAKAFLKVVDHSAIFILIAGTYTPFMLAFVGGAWGWSIFGVIWGLAITGIILKLFLIHQMKWVSPVIYLGMGWLCVIAFPQIMNSIPNHSLILLFSGGLTYSLGVIFYVIKRIPYFHSVWHLFVLGGSIQHYLAIVLAV from the coding sequence ATGGATAAAAAACCTTACTCGCTTGGCGAAGAAATTGCCAATAGCGTCACGCATGGAATCGGTGTGGCCCTGGCCATTGCCGGACTTGTGATTCTGATTGTCGTCGCTGCGGTGAATGGAACCACCATCCACGTGGTCAGTTTCACCATTTTCGGGGTGTCATTGATTGCCCTGTATCTGGCTTCCACCTTGTACCATGCCATCACCAATCCCCGTGCGAAGGCTTTTCTGAAGGTGGTTGATCATTCGGCGATTTTCATTCTCATTGCCGGAACCTACACGCCGTTCATGCTTGCCTTTGTGGGCGGGGCATGGGGATGGAGCATATTCGGGGTGATCTGGGGGCTGGCCATCACCGGCATTATTCTGAAACTGTTTCTCATTCACCAGATGAAATGGGTGTCGCCGGTGATTTACCTGGGAATGGGTTGGCTGTGTGTCATTGCCTTTCCTCAGATCATGAACAGCATTCCCAACCACAGTCTCATTTTACTCTTTTCGGGTGGATTGACGTATTCGCTTGGCGTGATTTTCTATGTGATCAAGCGCATTCCATACTTCCACTCGGTCTGGCATTTGT